Part of the Acidimicrobiia bacterium genome is shown below.
ACCGAGGGGCTCGAGCGGGTCAGGGAAGAACTCGGTGTGTCGTATGTCACGGTGTTTGCCGGTAGGTCGGAGGGCTTCGACGCGGTCGTAGAGCGGTTGGCCGGAACCTGAGCGGTTACTCGAGCGCTGATGCGGCAGCTTCGTCCACCAGCCAGGTGACGTCCTCTGCTCCTTCGGCGACGAGCCTGGACGGCAATGGTTCACCGTCCATCACCCTGGCCAGGACTGAAGCTTTGTCCCGTCCGGCAACGAGGAAGATGAGGTGGCGGGTCCGGTGCAACAGCGGGAGGGTGGCAGTCAGCCGCCATCCCCTGCCGGGCACGAGGTTGGCGACGTAGTCGCGTTCCGTTTCTGCCAGGGCGGCCGTGCCCGGGAACAGCGAAGCGGTGTGACCGTCGTCTCCCATACCGAGGAGCACGATGTCCGGTGCAGCTCCGAGAATGCGCGTGAGTGTCGCCGCGTACTCCTCGGCGGCGGCTTGCGGCGGCCGTCCCTCCCCCCACGGAATCGCGAAGAAGGCCGCCGAAACGTGATCGAGCAGGGCCGTCCGCGCCGTCAAACCGTTGGAATCCTCGTGATCGGGAGGTACCCACCGTTCGTCG
Proteins encoded:
- the pgl gene encoding 6-phosphogluconolactonase, with protein sequence MRIVVARDPADLAGQAAARIAGLIASSGRERVSLGLAGGSTPRGTYERLRDQADIDWTRVDAWLSDERWVPPDHEDSNGLTARTALLDHVSAAFFAIPWGEGRPPQAAAEEYAATLTRILGAAPDIVLLGMGDDGHTASLFPGTAALAETERDYVANLVPGRGWRLTATLPLLHRTRHLIFLVAGRDKASVLARVMDGEPLPSRLVAEGAEDVTWLVDEAAASALE